From Polyodon spathula isolate WHYD16114869_AA chromosome 26, ASM1765450v1, whole genome shotgun sequence, one genomic window encodes:
- the LOC121300477 gene encoding sodium/glucose cotransporter 5-like has product MPSGLRGLMIAVMMAALMSSLTSIFNSSSTLFTIDIWKKYRKNASERELLLVGRIVTVILIVVSVVWIPILQSANSGQLFVYIQSVTSYLAPPVTAVFVLAIFWKRTNESEL; this is encoded by the exons GCCTACGCGGTCTCATGATCGCTGTGATGATGGCGGCCCTCATGTCCTCCCTCACCTCCATCTTTAACAGCAGCAGCACTCTCTTCACCATTGACATCTGGAAGAAGTACCGCAAGAACGCCAGCGAGCGGGAGCTGTTGCTCGTTGGGAG GATAGTCACAGTGATCTTGATCGTTGTCAGTGTGGTGTGGATCCCAATCTTGCAGTCCGCCAACAGTGGCCAGCTCTTTGTCTATATCCAGTCTGTGACCAGCTACCTCGCCCCTCCTGTGACTGCAGTGTTTGTTCTTGCTATTTTCTGGAAGAGAACGAACGAATCA GAGCtgtga